One Clavelina lepadiformis chromosome 1, kaClaLepa1.1, whole genome shotgun sequence genomic region harbors:
- the LOC143454932 gene encoding uncharacterized protein LOC143454932 isoform X3 — MLDSHLYNAEYLIRCAKHCSRAQKHNVSYPSKWRSLHSQLQDVYEQDIVEENNSADEPLLKRLRLSSNPLWKLCSEDKSLNRVIINLFPSDNGYSLMLKHSRGHYVETVQLPYDEYEFLEYIDNEQIPPLLIQILCESEVNMFYSGCIIAEIRDYRIATTSSNFETRFVLLKPTQQTLLGDVNEIAAETAHSFRWGNDDKLALESYLVLATAEPLCLDPSPTVQVLKNLLDDRKRTFKTHAVKRTVRRNGVNAVCRRKAHSKLPAPDHLKLFDFLQKKKAQKEKNQSTSTDIRLPKDAVDLWRKSPLELSFPSSDIDVQSYAKALTPRPPLNESELLEVQQVHLKSEGPNRDIYSLISILQRPSDMHYFGKLQSNKYFQQNADSSKDVSSSCRFSLGTEHRANLYILQYQELFAEDGRRPATITVARPLQQQTKYQIPLVQQPWQLEQDKSLYSVRSVNSIPLKHWNMFRVNENSPKSIQQSLSASQGQQTLPSQTNQPTTSAQGSTTTNTAITTPTLNTITLQPSSQSAFVFPIPARQASQQSGVTTPSPHLVQGSSHRILGQRLSSDFHSVLSAGLDNGNFKIQDSTPSGRLSRPNSAQDVFTFDSQSGLQLSDSNATAVEESNTTSNNALIQTLDSALHALNQGASVNLHGQVKRNSSGQQQVHAQAATQGVTIATGIRDQQQMTVPLQSTTPGTVTLRMPVKVANRAQQLHAQAKQATAPLQTTNQQGNVQQQQQPTQGTVLRMPVSLSNTIRGQQITAAINLLGGRNVLTSQGSILGNIQLPSGSRGTMQLPASISMQLTGDANQVNQDNKSISAATAPQQYTIVTSGISSSEPLTIVTNNMADVAGAAKLAQPEQQFRAVAGNRSQQQLVQLNKQQNKPTTLTYNPRTQMLTANVGVTNLQQPVQLLQVDSNTLQQLPIRMAGQQVMLNTVRSTAADQTSTSQKPLSQQLQQLAANTSAGASNVRRGRKRKTTPNQMN; from the exons ATGTTGGACAGTCATCTTTACAATGCAGAG tATTTAATACGATGTGCAAAGCATTGCTCTCGAGCACAAAAGCACAATGTGTCTTACCCGTCAAAGTGGAGATCACTTCATAGCCAGCTGCAGGATGTGTATGAGCAAGATATTGTTGAAGAAAATAACAGCGCAGATGAACCTTTGTTGAAG AGATTGCGTCTTTCAAGCAATCCATTGTGGAAGCTGTGCTCAGAAGATAAAAGCTTAAATCGAGTTATCATAAACCTGTTCCCTAGTGATAATGGCTACTCCCTCATGTTGAAGCACTCCCGGGGACATTATGTGGAAACTGTTCAACTTCCTTACGATGAATATGAATTTCTAGAGTACATTGACAATGAACAG ATTCCTCCGTTGTTGATACAAATTTTATGCGAATCTGAAGTTAACATGTTTTATTCCGGTTGCATCATTGCTGAAATAAGAGACTATAGAATAGCTACCACTTCAAGTAACTTTGAAACCCGATTTGTGCTGCTGAAGCCAACTCAACAG ACACTTCTGGGAGACGTGAATGAAATTGCTGCCGAGACAGCCCATTCCTTTCGTTGGGGGAACGATGATAA ATTGGCTCTGGAAAGCTACCTTGTTTTAGCAACGGCAGAACCTTTGTGTCTTGATCCCTCACCAACTGTTCAAGTGCTGAAAAACCTTTTGGATGATAGAAAAAGGACTTTTAAGACTCATGCAGTCAAGCG AACTGTTCGTCGCAATGGGGTTAACGCTGTATGTCGAAGGAAGGCACACAGTAAACTTCCAGCTCCAGATCATTTAAagctttttgattttcttcagaagaaaaaagcacaaaaagaaaaaaaccaATCAACTTCTACCGATATAAGATTACCGAAAGAT GCTGTCGATTTATGGAGAAAATCTCCATTAGAATTGTCCTTTCCATCCAGTGACATTGATGTTCAAAGCTATGCAAAAGCACTTACACCAAGACCACCGCTTAATGAGTCCGAGTTG TTGGAGGTGCAACAAGTCCATTTGAAGTCTGAAGGGCCCAATCGTGATATTTATTCGCTAATTTCAATATTGCAAAGACCATCTGATATGCACTACTTCGGTAAACTGCAGTCAAACAAGTATTTTCAACAGAATGCTGATAGTTCTAAAGATGTCTCAAGCAGTTGCAG ATTTTCTTTGGGTACTGAGCACAGAGCaaatttgtatattttgcaatatcaaGAATTGTTTGCTGAAGATGGAAGAAGGCCTGCAACAATCACAGTG GCACGACCCCTGCAGCAGCAAACCAAGTACCAGATTCCACTTGTACAGCAACCATGGCAGTTGGAGCAGGATAAATCTCTATACTCTGTTAGATCAGTCAATTCAATCCCTCTCAAGCATTGGAATATGTTTCGGGTTAAT GAAAATTCTCCAAAGTCAATACAGCAATCATTATCTGCTTCTCAAGGACAACAAACTCTTCCTTCGCAAACCAATCAACCTACCACTAGTGCCCAGGGTAGTACCACCACGAATACAGCAATCACAACACCTACCTTAAACACCATCACTCTACAGCCATCATCACAAAG TGCCTTTGTTTTCCCAATTCCTGCAAGACAAGCTAGCCAACAGAGCGGGGTTACCACACCATCTCCCCATTTAGTACAAGGGTCGTCTCATCGTATCTTGGGTCAGAGGCTAAGCTCTGATTTTCATTCTGTCCTGTCGGCTGGCTTAGATAAtggaaatttcaaaatacaaGAT AGCACTCCCAGTGGGAGGTTAAGTAGGCCGAATTCTGCACAGGATGTTTTTACGTTTGATTCTCAGTCAGGCTTGCAACTGTCAG ATTCCAATGCAACAGCTGTGGAGGAATCTAACACGACTTCTAACAATGCTTTGATTCAAACCTTGGATTCGGCGTTG CATGCTCTCAACCAAGGTGCATCTGTAAATCTGCATGGTCAAGTAAAAAGAAACTCATCAGGACAACAGCAAGTTCACGCCCAGGCCGCTACCCAAGGTGTGACAATCGCCACTGGCATCCGCGACCAACAGCAAATGACAGTTCCCCTGCAGTCGACCACGCCAGGCACGGTCACGCTTCGCATGCCCGTCAAAGTAGCGAACCGAGCCCAGCAATTACATGCACAAGCTAAACAAGCCACTGCACCGTTACAAACGACAAATCAACAAGGAAACGTccaacagcagcagcagccgACGCAAGGCACAGTTTTGCGAATGCCGGTTTCACTTTCCAACACCATTCGTGGGCAGCAGATAACGGCAGCGATTAACCTCTTAGG CGGTCGTAACGTCTTGACCTCGCAAGGTTCCATTCTTGGGAACATTCAACTTCCATCCGGATCTAGAGGTACTATGCAGTTGCCGGCCAGCATCTCCATGCAATTGACAGGAGATGCCAACCAAG TGAACCAAGATAACAAATCGATTTCAGCCGCGACTGCTCCTCAGCAATATACCATCGTGACGTCAGGCATATCGTCATCAGAACCATTGACCATAGTGACAAATAATATGGCAGATG ttgcTGGAGCAGCGAAGTTGGCCCAACCAGAACAGCAGTTCAGAGCTGTCGCCGGCAATCGTTCTCAACAGCAACTTGTCCAGCtcaataaacagcaaaataaaCCGACTACGCTCACATACAACCCACGAACGCAGATGCTCACCGCCAATGTGGGTGTCACCAACCTCCAGCAGCCTGTCCAACTTCTTCAAGTCGATTCG AACACATTGCAGCAACTTCCCATACGTATGGCGGGCCAGCAGGTTATGTTGAACACTGTCAGGTCAACCGCCGCAGACCAGACCAGTACTTCGCAG AAACCTCTCAGTCAACAACTTCAACAGTTAGCTGCTAATACGTCTGCTGGTGCAAGTAACGTGAGAAGGGGACGGAAAAGAAAAACCACCCCAAATCAAATGAATTAA
- the LOC143454932 gene encoding uncharacterized protein LOC143454932 isoform X4, translating to MLDSHLYNAEYLIRCAKHCSRAQKHNVSYPSKWRSLHSQLQDVYEQDIVEENNSADEPLLKRLRLSSNPLWKLCSEDKSLNRVIINLFPSDNGYSLMLKHSRGHYVETVQLPYDEYEFLEYIDNEQIPPLLIQILCESEVNMFYSGCIIAEIRDYRIATTSSNFETRFVLLKPTQQTLLGDVNEIAAETAHSFRWGNDDKLALESYLVLATAEPLCLDPSPTVQVLKNLLDDRKRTFKTHAVKRTVRRNGVNAVCRRKAHSKLPAPDHLKLFDFLQKKKAQKEKNQSTSTDIRLPKDAVDLWRKSPLELSFPSSDIDVQSYAKALTPRPPLNESELLEVQQVHLKSEGPNRDIYSLISILQRPSDMHYFGKLQSNKYFQQNADSSKDVSSSCRFSLGTEHRANLYILQYQELFAEDGRRPATITVARPLQQQTKYQIPLVQQPWQLEQDKSLYSVRSVNSIPLKHWNMFRVNENSPKSIQQSLSASQGQQTLPSQTNQPTTSAQGSTTTNTAITTPTLNTITLQPSSQSAFVFPIPARQASQQSGVTTPSPHLVQGSSHRILGQRLSSDFHSVLSAGLDNGNFKIQDSTPSGRLSRPNSAQDVFTFDSQSGLQLSDSNATAVEESNTTSNNALIQTLDSALHALNQGASVNLHGQVKRNSSGQQQVHAQAATQGVTIATGIRDQQQMTVPLQSTTPGTVTLRMPVKVANRAQQLHAQAKQATAPLQTTNQQGNVQQQQQPTQGTVLRMPVSLSNTIRGQQITAAINLLGSSGRNVLTSQGSILGNIQLPSGSRVNQDNKSISAATAPQQYTIVTSGISSSEPLTIVTNNMADVAGAAKLAQPEQQFRAVAGNRSQQQLVQLNKQQNKPTTLTYNPRTQMLTANVGVTNLQQPVQLLQVDSNTLQQLPIRMAGQQVMLNTVRSTAADQTSTSQKPLSQQLQQLAANTSAGASNVRRGRKRKTTPNQMN from the exons ATGTTGGACAGTCATCTTTACAATGCAGAG tATTTAATACGATGTGCAAAGCATTGCTCTCGAGCACAAAAGCACAATGTGTCTTACCCGTCAAAGTGGAGATCACTTCATAGCCAGCTGCAGGATGTGTATGAGCAAGATATTGTTGAAGAAAATAACAGCGCAGATGAACCTTTGTTGAAG AGATTGCGTCTTTCAAGCAATCCATTGTGGAAGCTGTGCTCAGAAGATAAAAGCTTAAATCGAGTTATCATAAACCTGTTCCCTAGTGATAATGGCTACTCCCTCATGTTGAAGCACTCCCGGGGACATTATGTGGAAACTGTTCAACTTCCTTACGATGAATATGAATTTCTAGAGTACATTGACAATGAACAG ATTCCTCCGTTGTTGATACAAATTTTATGCGAATCTGAAGTTAACATGTTTTATTCCGGTTGCATCATTGCTGAAATAAGAGACTATAGAATAGCTACCACTTCAAGTAACTTTGAAACCCGATTTGTGCTGCTGAAGCCAACTCAACAG ACACTTCTGGGAGACGTGAATGAAATTGCTGCCGAGACAGCCCATTCCTTTCGTTGGGGGAACGATGATAA ATTGGCTCTGGAAAGCTACCTTGTTTTAGCAACGGCAGAACCTTTGTGTCTTGATCCCTCACCAACTGTTCAAGTGCTGAAAAACCTTTTGGATGATAGAAAAAGGACTTTTAAGACTCATGCAGTCAAGCG AACTGTTCGTCGCAATGGGGTTAACGCTGTATGTCGAAGGAAGGCACACAGTAAACTTCCAGCTCCAGATCATTTAAagctttttgattttcttcagaagaaaaaagcacaaaaagaaaaaaaccaATCAACTTCTACCGATATAAGATTACCGAAAGAT GCTGTCGATTTATGGAGAAAATCTCCATTAGAATTGTCCTTTCCATCCAGTGACATTGATGTTCAAAGCTATGCAAAAGCACTTACACCAAGACCACCGCTTAATGAGTCCGAGTTG TTGGAGGTGCAACAAGTCCATTTGAAGTCTGAAGGGCCCAATCGTGATATTTATTCGCTAATTTCAATATTGCAAAGACCATCTGATATGCACTACTTCGGTAAACTGCAGTCAAACAAGTATTTTCAACAGAATGCTGATAGTTCTAAAGATGTCTCAAGCAGTTGCAG ATTTTCTTTGGGTACTGAGCACAGAGCaaatttgtatattttgcaatatcaaGAATTGTTTGCTGAAGATGGAAGAAGGCCTGCAACAATCACAGTG GCACGACCCCTGCAGCAGCAAACCAAGTACCAGATTCCACTTGTACAGCAACCATGGCAGTTGGAGCAGGATAAATCTCTATACTCTGTTAGATCAGTCAATTCAATCCCTCTCAAGCATTGGAATATGTTTCGGGTTAAT GAAAATTCTCCAAAGTCAATACAGCAATCATTATCTGCTTCTCAAGGACAACAAACTCTTCCTTCGCAAACCAATCAACCTACCACTAGTGCCCAGGGTAGTACCACCACGAATACAGCAATCACAACACCTACCTTAAACACCATCACTCTACAGCCATCATCACAAAG TGCCTTTGTTTTCCCAATTCCTGCAAGACAAGCTAGCCAACAGAGCGGGGTTACCACACCATCTCCCCATTTAGTACAAGGGTCGTCTCATCGTATCTTGGGTCAGAGGCTAAGCTCTGATTTTCATTCTGTCCTGTCGGCTGGCTTAGATAAtggaaatttcaaaatacaaGAT AGCACTCCCAGTGGGAGGTTAAGTAGGCCGAATTCTGCACAGGATGTTTTTACGTTTGATTCTCAGTCAGGCTTGCAACTGTCAG ATTCCAATGCAACAGCTGTGGAGGAATCTAACACGACTTCTAACAATGCTTTGATTCAAACCTTGGATTCGGCGTTG CATGCTCTCAACCAAGGTGCATCTGTAAATCTGCATGGTCAAGTAAAAAGAAACTCATCAGGACAACAGCAAGTTCACGCCCAGGCCGCTACCCAAGGTGTGACAATCGCCACTGGCATCCGCGACCAACAGCAAATGACAGTTCCCCTGCAGTCGACCACGCCAGGCACGGTCACGCTTCGCATGCCCGTCAAAGTAGCGAACCGAGCCCAGCAATTACATGCACAAGCTAAACAAGCCACTGCACCGTTACAAACGACAAATCAACAAGGAAACGTccaacagcagcagcagccgACGCAAGGCACAGTTTTGCGAATGCCGGTTTCACTTTCCAACACCATTCGTGGGCAGCAGATAACGGCAGCGATTAACCTCTTAGG AAGCAGCGGTCGTAACGTCTTGACCTCGCAAGGTTCCATTCTTGGGAACATTCAACTTCCATCCGGATCTAGAG TGAACCAAGATAACAAATCGATTTCAGCCGCGACTGCTCCTCAGCAATATACCATCGTGACGTCAGGCATATCGTCATCAGAACCATTGACCATAGTGACAAATAATATGGCAGATG ttgcTGGAGCAGCGAAGTTGGCCCAACCAGAACAGCAGTTCAGAGCTGTCGCCGGCAATCGTTCTCAACAGCAACTTGTCCAGCtcaataaacagcaaaataaaCCGACTACGCTCACATACAACCCACGAACGCAGATGCTCACCGCCAATGTGGGTGTCACCAACCTCCAGCAGCCTGTCCAACTTCTTCAAGTCGATTCG AACACATTGCAGCAACTTCCCATACGTATGGCGGGCCAGCAGGTTATGTTGAACACTGTCAGGTCAACCGCCGCAGACCAGACCAGTACTTCGCAG AAACCTCTCAGTCAACAACTTCAACAGTTAGCTGCTAATACGTCTGCTGGTGCAAGTAACGTGAGAAGGGGACGGAAAAGAAAAACCACCCCAAATCAAATGAATTAA
- the LOC143454932 gene encoding uncharacterized protein LOC143454932 isoform X2 gives MLDSHLYNAEYLIRCAKHCSRAQKHNVSYPSKWRSLHSQLQDVYEQDIVEENNSADEPLLKRLRLSSNPLWKLCSEDKSLNRVIINLFPSDNGYSLMLKHSRGHYVETVQLPYDEYEFLEYIDNEQIPPLLIQILCESEVNMFYSGCIIAEIRDYRIATTSSNFETRFVLLKPTQQTLLGDVNEIAAETAHSFRWGNDDKLALESYLVLATAEPLCLDPSPTVQVLKNLLDDRKRTFKTHAVKRTVRRNGVNAVCRRKAHSKLPAPDHLKLFDFLQKKKAQKEKNQSTSTDIRLPKDAVDLWRKSPLELSFPSSDIDVQSYAKALTPRPPLNESELLEVQQVHLKSEGPNRDIYSLISILQRPSDMHYFGKLQSNKYFQQNADSSKDVSSSCRFSLGTEHRANLYILQYQELFAEDGRRPATITVARPLQQQTKYQIPLVQQPWQLEQDKSLYSVRSVNSIPLKHWNMFRENSPKSIQQSLSASQGQQTLPSQTNQPTTSAQGSTTTNTAITTPTLNTITLQPSSQSAFVFPIPARQASQQSGVTTPSPHLVQGSSHRILGQRLSSDFHSVLSAGLDNGNFKIQDSTPSGRLSRPNSAQDVFTFDSQSGLQLSDSNATAVEESNTTSNNALIQTLDSALHALNQGASVNLHGQVKRNSSGQQQVHAQAATQGVTIATGIRDQQQMTVPLQSTTPGTVTLRMPVKVANRAQQLHAQAKQATAPLQTTNQQGNVQQQQQPTQGTVLRMPVSLSNTIRGQQITAAINLLGSSGRNVLTSQGSILGNIQLPSGSRGTMQLPASISMQLTGDANQVNQDNKSISAATAPQQYTIVTSGISSSEPLTIVTNNMADVAGAAKLAQPEQQFRAVAGNRSQQQLVQLNKQQNKPTTLTYNPRTQMLTANVGVTNLQQPVQLLQVDSNTLQQLPIRMAGQQVMLNTVRSTAADQTSTSQKPLSQQLQQLAANTSAGASNVRRGRKRKTTPNQMN, from the exons ATGTTGGACAGTCATCTTTACAATGCAGAG tATTTAATACGATGTGCAAAGCATTGCTCTCGAGCACAAAAGCACAATGTGTCTTACCCGTCAAAGTGGAGATCACTTCATAGCCAGCTGCAGGATGTGTATGAGCAAGATATTGTTGAAGAAAATAACAGCGCAGATGAACCTTTGTTGAAG AGATTGCGTCTTTCAAGCAATCCATTGTGGAAGCTGTGCTCAGAAGATAAAAGCTTAAATCGAGTTATCATAAACCTGTTCCCTAGTGATAATGGCTACTCCCTCATGTTGAAGCACTCCCGGGGACATTATGTGGAAACTGTTCAACTTCCTTACGATGAATATGAATTTCTAGAGTACATTGACAATGAACAG ATTCCTCCGTTGTTGATACAAATTTTATGCGAATCTGAAGTTAACATGTTTTATTCCGGTTGCATCATTGCTGAAATAAGAGACTATAGAATAGCTACCACTTCAAGTAACTTTGAAACCCGATTTGTGCTGCTGAAGCCAACTCAACAG ACACTTCTGGGAGACGTGAATGAAATTGCTGCCGAGACAGCCCATTCCTTTCGTTGGGGGAACGATGATAA ATTGGCTCTGGAAAGCTACCTTGTTTTAGCAACGGCAGAACCTTTGTGTCTTGATCCCTCACCAACTGTTCAAGTGCTGAAAAACCTTTTGGATGATAGAAAAAGGACTTTTAAGACTCATGCAGTCAAGCG AACTGTTCGTCGCAATGGGGTTAACGCTGTATGTCGAAGGAAGGCACACAGTAAACTTCCAGCTCCAGATCATTTAAagctttttgattttcttcagaagaaaaaagcacaaaaagaaaaaaaccaATCAACTTCTACCGATATAAGATTACCGAAAGAT GCTGTCGATTTATGGAGAAAATCTCCATTAGAATTGTCCTTTCCATCCAGTGACATTGATGTTCAAAGCTATGCAAAAGCACTTACACCAAGACCACCGCTTAATGAGTCCGAGTTG TTGGAGGTGCAACAAGTCCATTTGAAGTCTGAAGGGCCCAATCGTGATATTTATTCGCTAATTTCAATATTGCAAAGACCATCTGATATGCACTACTTCGGTAAACTGCAGTCAAACAAGTATTTTCAACAGAATGCTGATAGTTCTAAAGATGTCTCAAGCAGTTGCAG ATTTTCTTTGGGTACTGAGCACAGAGCaaatttgtatattttgcaatatcaaGAATTGTTTGCTGAAGATGGAAGAAGGCCTGCAACAATCACAGTG GCACGACCCCTGCAGCAGCAAACCAAGTACCAGATTCCACTTGTACAGCAACCATGGCAGTTGGAGCAGGATAAATCTCTATACTCTGTTAGATCAGTCAATTCAATCCCTCTCAAGCATTGGAATATGTTTCGG GAAAATTCTCCAAAGTCAATACAGCAATCATTATCTGCTTCTCAAGGACAACAAACTCTTCCTTCGCAAACCAATCAACCTACCACTAGTGCCCAGGGTAGTACCACCACGAATACAGCAATCACAACACCTACCTTAAACACCATCACTCTACAGCCATCATCACAAAG TGCCTTTGTTTTCCCAATTCCTGCAAGACAAGCTAGCCAACAGAGCGGGGTTACCACACCATCTCCCCATTTAGTACAAGGGTCGTCTCATCGTATCTTGGGTCAGAGGCTAAGCTCTGATTTTCATTCTGTCCTGTCGGCTGGCTTAGATAAtggaaatttcaaaatacaaGAT AGCACTCCCAGTGGGAGGTTAAGTAGGCCGAATTCTGCACAGGATGTTTTTACGTTTGATTCTCAGTCAGGCTTGCAACTGTCAG ATTCCAATGCAACAGCTGTGGAGGAATCTAACACGACTTCTAACAATGCTTTGATTCAAACCTTGGATTCGGCGTTG CATGCTCTCAACCAAGGTGCATCTGTAAATCTGCATGGTCAAGTAAAAAGAAACTCATCAGGACAACAGCAAGTTCACGCCCAGGCCGCTACCCAAGGTGTGACAATCGCCACTGGCATCCGCGACCAACAGCAAATGACAGTTCCCCTGCAGTCGACCACGCCAGGCACGGTCACGCTTCGCATGCCCGTCAAAGTAGCGAACCGAGCCCAGCAATTACATGCACAAGCTAAACAAGCCACTGCACCGTTACAAACGACAAATCAACAAGGAAACGTccaacagcagcagcagccgACGCAAGGCACAGTTTTGCGAATGCCGGTTTCACTTTCCAACACCATTCGTGGGCAGCAGATAACGGCAGCGATTAACCTCTTAGG AAGCAGCGGTCGTAACGTCTTGACCTCGCAAGGTTCCATTCTTGGGAACATTCAACTTCCATCCGGATCTAGAGGTACTATGCAGTTGCCGGCCAGCATCTCCATGCAATTGACAGGAGATGCCAACCAAG TGAACCAAGATAACAAATCGATTTCAGCCGCGACTGCTCCTCAGCAATATACCATCGTGACGTCAGGCATATCGTCATCAGAACCATTGACCATAGTGACAAATAATATGGCAGATG ttgcTGGAGCAGCGAAGTTGGCCCAACCAGAACAGCAGTTCAGAGCTGTCGCCGGCAATCGTTCTCAACAGCAACTTGTCCAGCtcaataaacagcaaaataaaCCGACTACGCTCACATACAACCCACGAACGCAGATGCTCACCGCCAATGTGGGTGTCACCAACCTCCAGCAGCCTGTCCAACTTCTTCAAGTCGATTCG AACACATTGCAGCAACTTCCCATACGTATGGCGGGCCAGCAGGTTATGTTGAACACTGTCAGGTCAACCGCCGCAGACCAGACCAGTACTTCGCAG AAACCTCTCAGTCAACAACTTCAACAGTTAGCTGCTAATACGTCTGCTGGTGCAAGTAACGTGAGAAGGGGACGGAAAAGAAAAACCACCCCAAATCAAATGAATTAA